Within Bacillus sp. Marseille-Q1617, the genomic segment ACAAGTGAAAACGAATCATCATGATACAATAAAGAAAAATCGCAGGAGGGGAATCGGCATGAAGTCTGCAGCAGAGAAAAAGATAAATGTCATGATCATTACGGTAAGTGATACCCGCACCGAGGAAACAGATAAGAGCGGCGATTGTATGATACAAATGTTGGAACAATCTGGTCATCCTATTGTTCAACGGGAAATCGTGAAAGATGAGGAACTGTTGATCGGGGAAGCGATAAAGCGGGGTTTGGCAAATGATGAAGTGCAGGCCATTTTATTGAACGGGGGAACCGGTATTTCAATGAGAGATGTGACGATCGAAGTGGTTCGCTCATTTCTGCAGAAAGAATTACCGGGGTTTGGAGAAATCTTCAGGGCTCTCAGCTATTTTGAAGATATCGGATCTCCGGCCATTCTTTCCCGGGCCATTGCAGGAGTGGTGGATGAGAAAGCAATCTTTTCCGTCCCAGGTTCCACCGGTGCTGTAAAACTTGCAATGGAAAAGTTGATCCTCCCTGAAATGGACCATATTCTTCATGAGTTACGTAAACATAAATCATGAAGAAGAAAATCTTGCAATATCTCTTTTTGATCATCCTGTTTGCCGGAGCGGCAGGATGCCAGTCAGACGAGAAAGACGATACGGTTATAACGATTGGTGCGGCAGCGAGTCTGAAAAGCAGTCTGCTGGAATTGCAGCACCAGTTTGAAAGAGAGCATAAAGAAGTCAAATTATCATTTCATTTCGGTTCTACCGGTGCGATTCGAAAACAAGTAGAACAGGGTGCCCCGATCGATGTCTTCCTGGCTGCTTCTCAGGACGATTATGAATCCCTTTATCGGGATGGACTGGTTGATAGAGGCGATAGATTAGTAGGGAATAGAGTAGTGGCTGTCACGAACAAACCAGAAAAGATTAAGTCACTTAAGGATGTCTGGAAGTCGGATGAAAAAGTAGTCATCGGAAACCCTGCCACAGTACCTGTCGGAAGATATGCGAAAGAACTACTGGTACAGAGCGGGCAATGGGAGGAAGCAGAGTCGCGTCTTATTTATGGAAAGGATGCGAGTCACCTGCTTATGCTTATGGATCAAGGGGCGGCTTCTGTAGGATTCATCTATAACAGTGATGTTGAATTTCAACAGGATTTACGCATAATTGATTTTTTTGAAGAGTATCCACAAGAAGATACAGGCTACTACGGGGCAAGGGTGAAACGAAGTAAGCATCAAGATGTCTCAGATGAATTTCTCGACTTTTTAGAGAGAAAGGAAGCGAAGGAGATATTTAAGAAAGAAGGATTTATCAATATCGGAGAATAAGAGGAGCAGGTGTTATAAGTGAACGGTGATTTTTTCTTTCCTATCCAATTGTCTATACTGGTTGCTTGCATAGCGGCGGCTGTTTCATTAATACTTGCTGTTTTGGCAGCCTATCGAACTGTCATGACAGACGGCAGGGGCAGCAGTGTTTTGGAGACTGTGTATCTTTTGCCGCTTGTTCTTCCTCCTTCTGTACTTGGTTTTTTGTTACTGTTTATATTCGGGATGAATAGTCCAGTGGGACGGACGGTCGAACTGCTTCTCGGACAAACCATCCTTTTTTCTAAGTCTGCAGCAGTCATAGCTGCCGTGATTGTGTCGTTTCCGCTTATGTATCAGTCTGTGAAAACAGGATTTGCAGAAGTGAATCGTGACATTGTCGGGGCTTCAAAAGTAGATGGCGCTTCCAATTGGAAAGCATTTTACCACGTCGTTCTGCCGCTTGCCAAACGATCGATCGTCATGGGGGTCATTCTCGGCTTTACAAGAGCATTGGGGGAGTTCGGGGCGACTCTCATGTTTGCAGGGAATATACCTGGAAAAACGCAGACGATCTCAACGGCCATTTACGTAGCCATCGAATCAGGGGAAAGTCATTTAGCCTGGAAGTATGCAGGAGTAAGCATCGGTTTGTCTTTTCTATTATTGTTTCTGGTGAAAGGGCTGGATGGACGTAAGGAGATATAGGTCAAAAAACCCCAGAGGAGTTTGGAACAACCTGTGGGGTACTTCAACATATCAGGACTCTCTTAAAAAGTCACCGCTTTTTCCGCCGGATTTCTCAAGAAGATAGGTTTCTCCGATAACCATTCCTTTATCGACAGCTTTGCACATATCGTAGATTGTCAAGGCGGTAACGGATGCAGCCGTTAATGCCTCCATTTCCACACCTGTACTGCCTTTCGTTTTTACTTCGGTGGTGATCACCAGCTCGTAGTGCGGGTTTTTTTCTTTCCAGTCAAAGGAGATATCCACACCGCTGATCGGAATGGGGTGGCACATCGGAATGATGGAGGAAGTCTGTTTAGCCCCCATAATCCCAGCAACCTGTGCGACTGATAGTACATCTCCTTTTTTAAAATCATCGTTTACGATTTTGTCGTAAATCTCTTTCGTTACTGTAATGCTCGATCGTGCTTTTGCATAACGGCTGCTTTCATTTTTAGCGGTGATGTCCACCATCTTGGCGCGGCCCTGTCCATTGAAATGTGTAAATTCACTCATATTTTGACACCTCTTAGATTTTATATTGAGTTGATTCCTGTGTATTCGTTATCGTAACATAAATGGTTTAGAAAGGAGCTGACGTGTATGAAAGTGATTCAAGTTGTCGGATTTAAAAACAGCGGAAAGACTACGGTTTCTTCGAATGTGATTACTTATGCAGCCAGCAAAGGAATAAAGACCGGATCGGTAAAGCATCATAGCCACGGTGCACCGGATGTTGTACCGGGGACGGATAGTGACCGTCATCTAAAATCTGGAGCCACTCTTGCCGGAGTTGAAGGGGGCGGTATTTTCAGCGTATCTCTCCAGCTGGGAGACTATGATTTCGATGATATCCTTCGAATCTATGAATTAATTAAGGTTGAAGTGCTGGTGGTTGAAGGATACAAAGAAAAAAATTATCCCAAAATCGTTTGTATACGAAATCAAGAAGACTTTTCCCTTCTTGACTCTCTGGAAAATGTTCAAGCGGTCTTTTTGCATTCACACCTTTCCTTGCCGCCCGGCTATCACCTTCCTGCATTCACTGCTGAAAGACTGGATGCCTTCGAACAATGGATCGATTCGTTCATCAACCTTTGATCAAGTAAAGAGAAGCTGTTCCCTGTTGATAGGGAACAGCTTCAATGAAGCTAGTTGATTTTTCTTTTGCTTTCCGAAATATCGCTGAACTGTCCCA encodes:
- a CDS encoding molybdenum cofactor biosynthesis protein B, whose protein sequence is MKSAAEKKINVMIITVSDTRTEETDKSGDCMIQMLEQSGHPIVQREIVKDEELLIGEAIKRGLANDEVQAILLNGGTGISMRDVTIEVVRSFLQKELPGFGEIFRALSYFEDIGSPAILSRAIAGVVDEKAIFSVPGSTGAVKLAMEKLILPEMDHILHELRKHKS
- the modA gene encoding molybdate ABC transporter substrate-binding protein; the protein is MQYLFLIILFAGAAGCQSDEKDDTVITIGAAASLKSSLLELQHQFEREHKEVKLSFHFGSTGAIRKQVEQGAPIDVFLAASQDDYESLYRDGLVDRGDRLVGNRVVAVTNKPEKIKSLKDVWKSDEKVVIGNPATVPVGRYAKELLVQSGQWEEAESRLIYGKDASHLLMLMDQGAASVGFIYNSDVEFQQDLRIIDFFEEYPQEDTGYYGARVKRSKHQDVSDEFLDFLERKEAKEIFKKEGFINIGE
- the modB gene encoding molybdate ABC transporter permease subunit, with protein sequence MNGDFFFPIQLSILVACIAAAVSLILAVLAAYRTVMTDGRGSSVLETVYLLPLVLPPSVLGFLLLFIFGMNSPVGRTVELLLGQTILFSKSAAVIAAVIVSFPLMYQSVKTGFAEVNRDIVGASKVDGASNWKAFYHVVLPLAKRSIVMGVILGFTRALGEFGATLMFAGNIPGKTQTISTAIYVAIESGESHLAWKYAGVSIGLSFLLLFLVKGLDGRKEI
- the moaC gene encoding cyclic pyranopterin monophosphate synthase MoaC; amino-acid sequence: MSEFTHFNGQGRAKMVDITAKNESSRYAKARSSITVTKEIYDKIVNDDFKKGDVLSVAQVAGIMGAKQTSSIIPMCHPIPISGVDISFDWKEKNPHYELVITTEVKTKGSTGVEMEALTAASVTALTIYDMCKAVDKGMVIGETYLLEKSGGKSGDFLRES
- the mobB gene encoding molybdopterin-guanine dinucleotide biosynthesis protein B — encoded protein: MKVIQVVGFKNSGKTTVSSNVITYAASKGIKTGSVKHHSHGAPDVVPGTDSDRHLKSGATLAGVEGGGIFSVSLQLGDYDFDDILRIYELIKVEVLVVEGYKEKNYPKIVCIRNQEDFSLLDSLENVQAVFLHSHLSLPPGYHLPAFTAERLDAFEQWIDSFINL